The segment GAAGTGATTTTTACGAATACGTTTACGGCGTCGCGGAAATATATCGAGTCATCGAAAATCCCACCTGGCCCCCCTTTGTCAAAGGGGGGGAAACAAAAGCTCCCCCCTTTGGAAAAGGGGGGTGGGGGGGGATTTGTTCGCGAAATCAATCACACGGCGGTTCAACTCGCGAGAGAGACCGCCGGGGACAAGGGATGGGTGGCCGGGAGTGTGGGGCCGGCGGGAAATGCCGAAAATTACCGCGAGCAGATCGAGGTACTTGCCCAAGCCGGCGTTGATCTGATTGCGCTTGAAACGATGACGAACCAAAAAGAAACCGAAATCGCCGTTAAAGCGGCCAAGTCCTATATTATTAATGATAAGACCCCTCTGATGGTCTCCATGACAGTGAACGAGAGAGGGTTGCTCCCCTCGAACGAAGACCCGCTTTTGATTATCCCCTTCCTCGAAAAAAACGGTGCTACCATCATCGGGCTTAATTGCTCGGAGGGACCGGAATCGATTTATCCGGTATTCAAAAAAATGCAGAAGCAGACACAGTTGCCGATTTCAATAAAGCCAAATACAATTTGTAACTCCCCCCATCCCCCTCTTAAATTAAGAGGGGGAGA is part of the Deltaproteobacteria bacterium genome and harbors:
- a CDS encoding homocysteine S-methyltransferase family protein, giving the protein MKSLLEQLKEKILLMDGAMGTILQSRGLPVGTPSALWTLERPEEVKKVHQEYVSAGAEVIFTNTFTASRKYIESSKIPPGPPLSKGGKQKLPPLEKGGGGGFVREINHTAVQLARETAGDKGWVAGSVGPAGNAENYREQIEVLAQAGVDLIALETMTNQKETEIAVKAAKSYIINDKTPLMVSMTVNERGLLPSNEDPLLIIPFLEKNGATIIGLNCSEGPESIYPVFKKMQKQTQLPISIKPNTICNSPHPPLKLRGGERGSYSDDEFVQWAKRFIDEGANLIGGCCGTTPETIRQMAKALSPNFQQAVW